The following are encoded together in the Thiobacillus sp. SCUT-2 genome:
- the dacB gene encoding D-alanyl-D-alanine carboxypeptidase/D-alanyl-D-alanine endopeptidase, translating into MFSASACFRFLAGLALALFAASAQAVALPGAFTDALRQAGIPLDHVAVVVQPVDGGAPLLSHNAEAALNPASVMKLVTSFAALDLLGPDFGWTTDVWADGPLADGVLHGNLVIKGHGDPGLTLERMWLLQRDLRARGIRRIEGALVLDPSAFELPEADPGAFDGEPLALYNATPGALVANYNATTLRLKPDGQQVGVAPDIALPGVELVSQLAIDERAPCNGWKEAIEPTAPPDGRPGVVLSGPYPRSCGEQTIALNLFGPAATFDRIFRGLWAEGGGTLTGATVEGGAPDGPPLLQFASEPLTVALTRMNKYSNNLMARNLFLTLGAAAYGPPATPDKGARAVRAALGRHGIPTRKLVLENGSGLSRIERISADALNRVLLAAYRSAWFAEFESALPVAALDGTLKRRFNGSALAGTAHLKTGTLRDVSALAGYVDGADGRRVSFVMLVNHANARRSEPAQRALLEWIEAGGRQAGGGADGIR; encoded by the coding sequence ATGTTCTCGGCCTCCGCCTGCTTCCGTTTTCTCGCCGGCCTCGCACTCGCGCTGTTCGCCGCGTCGGCGCAGGCCGTGGCGCTTCCCGGGGCCTTCACCGATGCGCTCCGGCAGGCGGGCATTCCGCTCGACCACGTCGCCGTCGTGGTGCAGCCCGTCGATGGCGGCGCACCATTGCTGAGCCACAATGCCGAGGCCGCCCTCAATCCGGCATCGGTGATGAAGCTCGTCACGAGCTTCGCGGCGCTGGACCTGCTGGGGCCCGACTTCGGGTGGACGACCGACGTGTGGGCGGACGGCCCGCTGGCGGACGGCGTCCTGCACGGGAACCTCGTCATCAAGGGGCACGGCGACCCGGGCCTCACGCTGGAACGCATGTGGCTGCTGCAGCGTGACTTGCGCGCGCGCGGGATCCGCCGCATCGAGGGCGCTCTCGTCCTCGACCCGAGCGCGTTCGAACTGCCCGAGGCCGACCCCGGCGCATTCGACGGCGAACCGCTGGCGCTGTACAACGCGACACCGGGCGCGCTGGTCGCCAACTACAACGCCACGACGCTGCGCCTGAAGCCGGACGGGCAGCAGGTCGGGGTCGCCCCGGACATCGCCCTGCCGGGCGTCGAGCTGGTCTCGCAGCTGGCCATCGACGAGCGCGCGCCGTGCAACGGCTGGAAGGAGGCGATCGAGCCGACGGCGCCGCCCGATGGACGGCCTGGCGTCGTGCTCAGCGGGCCCTATCCGCGCAGTTGCGGAGAGCAGACGATCGCGCTGAATCTGTTCGGACCTGCCGCGACGTTCGATCGCATCTTTCGCGGGCTGTGGGCGGAAGGCGGCGGCACGCTGACCGGCGCCACCGTGGAAGGCGGCGCACCGGACGGCCCGCCGCTGCTGCAGTTCGCGTCGGAGCCGCTGACCGTCGCGCTCACCCGCATGAACAAATACTCCAACAACCTGATGGCGCGCAACCTGTTCCTCACGCTGGGTGCGGCGGCCTACGGTCCGCCGGCGACGCCCGACAAGGGCGCCCGTGCGGTGCGCGCCGCCCTGGGCCGGCATGGCATCCCCACGCGCAAGCTGGTGCTCGAGAACGGCTCCGGGCTGTCGCGCATCGAGCGCATCAGCGCGGACGCGTTGAACCGCGTGCTGCTCGCCGCTTATCGCAGCGCGTGGTTCGCCGAATTCGAATCGGCGCTGCCGGTCGCCGCCCTAGACGGCACCCTGAAGCGCCGTTTCAACGGCAGCGCGCTCGCCGGCACCGCGCATCTCAAGACCGGCACGCTGCGCGACGTCAGTGCGCTGGCAGGCTACGTGGACGGCGCGGATGGCCGGCGCGTGAGTTTCGTGATGCTGGTCAACCACGCCAATGCGCGCCGCAGCGAGCCTGCGCAGCGCGCGCTGCTGGAGTGGATCGAGGCCGGCGGGCGGCAGGCAGGCGGCGGGGCGGATGGAATTCGATAA
- a CDS encoding glycine zipper 2TM domain-containing protein — protein MNKSMLTGIVAGAVAVTAVGGFAGYKAMHPAPKFADVLAVKPVVETSKMPRRECHDVVVTEQAPVKDTNRIAGTAIGAVAGGLLGHQIGGGSGRDLATIAGAAAGGYAGNQVQKNMQQKDTVNRTETRCKTVYDKHTRTIGYDVRYRLGKEEGQVRMDHRPGTRIPVKDGKLQLAAPAES, from the coding sequence ATGAACAAGTCCATGCTGACGGGCATCGTTGCCGGCGCCGTGGCCGTGACTGCGGTGGGGGGCTTCGCCGGCTACAAGGCCATGCATCCGGCGCCGAAATTCGCCGACGTTCTCGCCGTGAAGCCGGTCGTCGAGACCAGCAAGATGCCGCGGCGCGAGTGCCATGACGTCGTCGTCACCGAACAGGCGCCGGTGAAGGACACCAACCGCATTGCCGGCACCGCGATCGGCGCGGTGGCGGGCGGCCTGCTCGGCCACCAGATCGGCGGCGGCAGCGGGCGCGACCTGGCGACGATCGCCGGTGCGGCGGCGGGCGGTTACGCCGGCAACCAGGTGCAGAAGAACATGCAGCAGAAGGACACCGTCAACCGTACCGAGACGCGCTGCAAGACGGTCTACGACAAGCATACGCGGACGATCGGCTACGACGTGCGCTACCGGCTGGGCAAGGAGGAAGGCCAGGTGCGCATGGATCATCGGCCCGGTACCCGCATTCCCGTGAAGGATGGGAAGCTGCAGCTGGCGGCACCGGCCGAGTCCTGA
- a CDS encoding bifunctional pyr operon transcriptional regulator/uracil phosphoribosyltransferase PyrR, with amino-acid sequence MSEKPAGRRTCLYAPEQLELIVDDMARRAAGLLTGRTRVAIVGILRRGAPLADRLHARLQAQWGLADCVRLDLQIKRYADDLTLLHPDTRLTENPAHAAIDLADHTVLVVDDVMYRGHSLLRAVQYLAGRQPAEIRTVVLVDRGVARLPVRTDIVGVRLDVAPSDIIECNVPPYEASFRIDLLQPD; translated from the coding sequence ATGAGCGAGAAGCCCGCCGGCCGCCGCACCTGCCTCTATGCCCCCGAGCAGCTGGAGCTCATCGTCGACGACATGGCGCGCCGCGCCGCCGGGCTCCTGACCGGGCGCACCCGCGTCGCAATCGTCGGCATCCTGCGCCGCGGCGCGCCGCTCGCCGACCGGCTTCATGCGCGCCTGCAGGCGCAGTGGGGGCTGGCCGACTGCGTGCGCCTCGACCTCCAGATCAAGCGCTACGCCGACGACCTCACGCTGCTGCATCCCGATACCCGCCTCACCGAGAACCCCGCGCACGCGGCGATCGATCTCGCCGACCATACCGTGCTGGTGGTCGACGATGTCATGTACCGCGGGCATTCGCTGCTGCGCGCGGTGCAATACCTCGCCGGCAGGCAGCCGGCGGAGATCCGCACGGTCGTGCTGGTCGACCGCGGCGTCGCGCGGCTGCCGGTGCGGACCGACATCGTCGGCGTGCGCCTCGACGTCGCGCCGTCGGACATCATCGAGTGCAACGTCCCGCCCTACGAGGCAAGCTTCCGCATCGACCTGCTGCAGCCCGATTAG
- the ubiD gene encoding 4-hydroxy-3-polyprenylbenzoate decarboxylase: MIYRDLRDFIAQLEKRGELKRIGVEVDPHLEMTEIADRVLRAGGPALLFEKPKGHSVPVLANLFGTVKRVALGMGEEDPARLREVGKLLAYLKEPEPPKGLRDAWEKWPVLKQVLNMAPKEVKGAPCQEVVWEGADVDLARLPIQHCWPGDVAPLVTWGLTVTRGPHKKRQNLGIYRQQVIGRNKLIMRWLAHRGGALDFREHSLAHPGEPFPVAVALGADPATILGAVTPVPDTLSEYQFAGLLRGAKTEVTQCLGNTLQVPASAEIVLEGVIHPNETALEGPYGDHTGYYNEQETFPVFTVERITMRRDPIYHSTYTGKPPDEPAILGVALNEVFVPLLQKQFPEITDFYLPPEGCSYRMAVVSMKKAYPGHAKRVMFGVWSFLRQFMYTKFILVTDDDVDVRDWKEVMWALTTRVDPARDTLLVENTPIDYLDFASPVSGLGSKMGIDATNKWPGETTREWGTPIMMDAAVKARVDAMWNDLGL; encoded by the coding sequence ATGATCTACCGCGACCTGCGCGACTTCATCGCGCAACTCGAAAAGAGGGGGGAACTGAAGCGCATCGGCGTCGAAGTCGACCCGCATCTGGAAATGACCGAGATCGCCGACCGGGTGCTGCGCGCCGGCGGGCCGGCGCTGCTGTTCGAGAAGCCGAAGGGGCACAGCGTTCCGGTGCTGGCCAACCTGTTCGGCACGGTGAAGCGCGTCGCGCTCGGCATGGGAGAGGAGGACCCGGCCCGCCTGCGCGAGGTCGGCAAGCTGCTCGCCTACCTGAAGGAGCCCGAGCCGCCGAAGGGCCTGCGCGACGCCTGGGAGAAGTGGCCGGTGCTGAAGCAGGTGCTCAACATGGCGCCGAAGGAAGTGAAGGGCGCGCCGTGCCAGGAAGTCGTGTGGGAGGGCGCCGACGTCGACCTCGCGCGCCTGCCGATCCAGCACTGCTGGCCGGGCGACGTCGCCCCGCTCGTCACCTGGGGCCTCACCGTCACGCGCGGCCCGCACAAGAAGCGGCAGAACCTCGGCATCTACCGGCAGCAGGTCATCGGCCGCAACAAGCTCATCATGCGCTGGCTCGCGCATCGCGGCGGCGCGCTCGATTTCCGCGAGCACAGCCTCGCGCATCCGGGCGAGCCCTTCCCGGTCGCGGTCGCGCTGGGCGCCGACCCGGCGACCATCCTCGGCGCGGTGACGCCGGTGCCGGACACGCTGTCCGAATACCAGTTCGCCGGGCTGTTGCGCGGCGCCAAGACCGAGGTGACGCAATGCCTCGGCAACACCCTGCAGGTGCCGGCGTCCGCCGAGATCGTGCTCGAGGGCGTGATCCATCCGAACGAGACCGCGCTCGAGGGCCCGTACGGCGACCACACCGGCTACTACAACGAGCAGGAGACCTTCCCGGTCTTCACGGTCGAGCGCATCACGATGCGGCGCGACCCGATCTACCACAGCACCTACACCGGCAAACCACCCGACGAGCCGGCGATCCTCGGCGTGGCGCTGAACGAGGTGTTCGTGCCCTTGCTGCAGAAGCAGTTCCCCGAGATCACCGACTTCTACCTGCCGCCCGAGGGCTGCTCGTACCGCATGGCGGTGGTGTCGATGAAGAAGGCCTACCCCGGCCACGCCAAGCGGGTGATGTTCGGCGTATGGAGCTTCCTGCGCCAGTTCATGTACACCAAGTTCATCCTCGTCACCGACGACGACGTCGACGTGCGCGACTGGAAGGAAGTCATGTGGGCGCTGACCACCCGCGTCGACCCCGCGCGCGACACGCTGCTGGTCGAAAACACGCCGATCGACTACCTCGACTTCGCCAGCCCGGTGTCGGGGCTCGGCAGCAAGATGGGCATCGACGCCACCAACAAGTGGCCCGGCGAGACGACGCGCGAATGGGGCACCCCGATCATGATGGACGCGGCGGTCAAGGCGCGTGTCGACGCGATGTGGAACGACCTCGGGCTGTAG
- the rfaE2 gene encoding D-glycero-beta-D-manno-heptose 1-phosphate adenylyltransferase has protein sequence MAQPAFERKLCEPADLPGRLAQLPRPRVFTNGCFDILHRGHVTYLAEARALGASLIVAVNSDASVKRQGKGDDRPVNPLQDRMALLAALEAVSLVTWFDADTPLDLILAIRPDVLVKGGDWAVENIVGAAEVTGWGGSVHSIPFRHHTSTTALLQRIRS, from the coding sequence ATGGCGCAACCGGCCTTCGAGCGCAAGCTTTGCGAGCCGGCCGACCTGCCCGGCCGGCTGGCGCAACTGCCACGCCCGCGGGTGTTCACCAACGGCTGCTTCGACATCCTGCACCGCGGCCATGTGACCTACCTCGCCGAGGCGCGCGCGCTCGGCGCCTCGCTCATCGTCGCGGTGAATTCGGACGCCTCGGTGAAGCGCCAGGGCAAGGGCGACGACCGTCCGGTCAACCCCTTGCAGGATCGCATGGCGCTGCTCGCCGCGCTCGAGGCGGTGTCGCTGGTGACCTGGTTCGACGCCGACACGCCGCTCGACCTGATCCTCGCGATCCGGCCCGACGTGCTGGTGAAGGGCGGCGACTGGGCGGTCGAAAACATCGTCGGCGCGGCGGAAGTGACCGGCTGGGGTGGCAGCGTGCATTCGATTCCGTTCCGCCACCACACGTCGACCACCGCGCTGCTCCAGCGCATCCGTTCCTGA
- a CDS encoding BON domain-containing protein, with product MSKLTYAALIGVTLSQLAGCAAVAVGGAAAGTAVAVDRRTAGVYVSDQEIEVRALARLRDAFPLQNEHISATSYNRQVLLTGQVPDEATRARAAEVIKGIPDVRSVFNELTLSGVTSLTSRANDVSITGQVKTRMLRDDRVPATKVKVVTEAGVVYLMGLVSKSEAEAATEVARTTSGVTKVVTLFEYLD from the coding sequence ATGAGCAAACTGACCTATGCCGCGCTGATCGGCGTGACCCTTTCGCAACTGGCGGGTTGTGCAGCCGTCGCCGTCGGCGGCGCCGCGGCGGGCACCGCCGTCGCGGTCGACCGCCGCACCGCCGGCGTCTACGTCAGCGACCAGGAGATCGAAGTGCGCGCGCTGGCACGCCTGCGCGACGCGTTCCCGCTGCAGAACGAACACATTTCCGCGACCAGCTACAACCGCCAGGTGCTGCTCACCGGGCAGGTGCCGGACGAAGCCACGCGGGCACGCGCTGCCGAAGTCATCAAGGGAATCCCCGACGTGCGCTCGGTGTTCAACGAGCTGACGCTGTCGGGTGTCACGTCGCTGACGTCGCGGGCGAACGACGTCTCGATCACCGGACAGGTCAAGACGCGCATGCTGCGCGACGACCGCGTGCCCGCGACCAAGGTCAAGGTCGTCACCGAAGCCGGCGTGGTCTACCTGATGGGCCTGGTCTCGAAATCCGAGGCCGAGGCCGCGACGGAAGTGGCCCGCACCACGTCGGGCGTGACCAAGGTCGTCACCCTGTTCGAATACCTCGACTGA
- a CDS encoding phosphoheptose isomerase has protein sequence MPLHDRILGHFKASAQTKLDAADALAPAIEAAARLLVHCLAQGGKILACGNGGSAADAQHFASEMINRFEQERPGLAAIALTTDTSTLTSIANDYAYEQVFARQVKALGHPGDVLLAISTSGNSPSVLQAAAAARARSMHVVALTGRSGGGLAEQMQDGDVFLCVPAESTARIQEVHLLTIHCLCDAVDSVLLGVEE, from the coding sequence ATGCCCCTACACGACAGAATCCTCGGCCATTTCAAGGCGTCGGCGCAGACCAAGCTGGATGCGGCCGATGCGCTCGCTCCGGCGATCGAGGCGGCGGCGCGGCTCCTCGTCCATTGCCTCGCGCAGGGCGGCAAGATCCTCGCCTGCGGCAACGGCGGTTCGGCGGCGGATGCACAGCACTTTGCGTCCGAGATGATCAACCGCTTCGAGCAGGAGCGCCCCGGCCTCGCCGCCATCGCGCTCACCACCGATACATCGACGCTGACCTCGATCGCCAACGACTATGCCTACGAGCAGGTCTTCGCCCGCCAGGTGAAGGCGCTGGGCCACCCCGGCGATGTCCTGCTGGCGATCTCGACCAGCGGCAACTCGCCCAGCGTGCTGCAGGCGGCCGCCGCCGCCCGCGCCCGGAGCATGCACGTCGTCGCCCTGACGGGGCGCAGCGGCGGCGGCCTCGCGGAACAAATGCAGGATGGCGACGTCTTCCTCTGCGTGCCGGCCGAATCGACGGCGCGCATTCAGGAAGTCCACCTGCTGACCATCCATTGCCTGTGCGATGCGGTGGACAGCGTTTTACTAGGAGTCGAGGAATGA
- a CDS encoding YraN family protein translates to MLKALLGQTAETRAASFLQAHGLRLVARNWRCRFGEIDLVMQDGATLVFVEVRLRTRSDFGGAAASVTAAKQRKLAAAARQYLSALKTLPPCRFDVVALAGEAPPEWIRNAFDDMG, encoded by the coding sequence ATGTTGAAAGCCCTGCTCGGCCAGACGGCGGAAACGCGCGCGGCGTCCTTCCTGCAGGCGCACGGGCTCAGGCTCGTGGCGCGCAACTGGCGCTGCCGCTTCGGCGAGATCGATCTGGTGATGCAGGATGGCGCGACGCTGGTGTTCGTCGAGGTCCGGCTGCGCACCCGCAGCGACTTCGGCGGAGCCGCCGCCAGCGTGACGGCCGCCAAGCAGCGGAAGCTCGCGGCCGCCGCGCGCCAGTACCTGTCCGCGCTCAAGACGCTGCCGCCGTGCCGCTTCGACGTCGTCGCCCTGGCCGGCGAGGCGCCGCCCGAGTGGATCCGGAACGCGTTCGACGATATGGGATAA
- the rsmI gene encoding 16S rRNA (cytidine(1402)-2'-O)-methyltransferase — MNESTHHTPLFPALYVVATPIGNLGDITLRALDILQRVDRIAAEDTRVSGQLLAHFNISRPLMSVREHNEREAAEGVIARIVAGDAIAYVSDAGTPAISDPGARLVAAVRAAGLRVVPIPGVSAVTAALSVAGIESGDWLFHGFPPPKAGARRAQLQALARLPCALVFYEAPHRIEETLADMAAVFDDARQVTLARELTKRFETIVTLPLGEAPAWLAADPNHVRGEFVVVVHAPAAATAASDAEALRVLEILAADLPPPLAAKLAAKITGRTKAELYQMTLARK, encoded by the coding sequence ATGAACGAAAGCACGCATCATACCCCGCTGTTTCCTGCGCTCTATGTCGTCGCCACGCCGATCGGCAATCTCGGCGACATCACCCTGCGCGCGCTCGATATCCTGCAGCGCGTCGATCGGATCGCGGCTGAAGACACGCGGGTGTCCGGCCAGCTGCTGGCGCACTTCAACATTTCCAGGCCGCTGATGTCGGTGCGCGAGCACAACGAGCGCGAAGCGGCGGAGGGCGTGATCGCGCGGATCGTGGCGGGCGATGCGATCGCCTACGTGTCCGACGCCGGGACGCCCGCGATTTCCGATCCCGGCGCGCGCCTCGTCGCGGCGGTGCGCGCGGCGGGCCTGCGGGTGGTGCCGATCCCCGGCGTCTCGGCGGTCACGGCCGCGCTGTCCGTGGCCGGCATCGAGTCGGGCGACTGGCTGTTTCATGGCTTCCCGCCGCCCAAGGCGGGCGCGCGGCGCGCGCAGCTGCAGGCGCTCGCAAGGCTGCCGTGCGCGCTGGTGTTCTACGAGGCGCCGCACCGCATCGAGGAGACGCTGGCCGACATGGCGGCGGTATTCGACGATGCGCGGCAGGTGACGCTCGCGCGCGAGCTGACCAAGCGGTTCGAGACCATCGTCACGCTCCCGCTCGGCGAGGCGCCCGCCTGGCTCGCGGCGGACCCCAACCATGTGCGCGGCGAATTCGTCGTCGTCGTGCACGCGCCGGCGGCCGCAACGGCAGCGAGCGACGCGGAAGCGCTGCGCGTGCTCGAAATCCTCGCCGCCGACCTGCCGCCGCCGCTCGCCGCCAAGCTCGCGGCTAAAATTACCGGCCGGACCAAGGCCGAGCTGTACCAGATGACGCTCGCACGCAAATGA
- the pyrC gene encoding dihydroorotase — translation MTDTLTITRPDDWHIHFRDGAAMHSVVPDTARVFGRAIAMPNLKPPVVAVADAAAYRERLLTAAAGTAFEPLMTLYLTDNTSPDEIRRAKASGFVHAVKYYPAGATTNSDSGVTELGKAYGAIAAMEEAGLPLLLHGEVVDPDIDVFDREAVFIERHLVRLLKDFPRLKLVLEHITTRQAAEFVAAAPAQVAATITAHHLLYNRNAMFRGGIRPHMYCLPVLKREAHRQALVAAAISGSPKFFLGTDSAPHAVGAKESACGCAGIYSAHAAIELYAEAFEDAGALERLEAFASFHGADFYGVPRHGDTITLRRENWIAPARLALGDNELVPLRAGEAIRWRVA, via the coding sequence ATGACCGATACCCTGACGATCACCCGCCCCGACGACTGGCATATCCATTTCCGCGACGGCGCCGCGATGCACAGCGTCGTTCCCGACACCGCGCGCGTGTTCGGCCGCGCGATCGCGATGCCGAACCTGAAGCCGCCCGTCGTCGCCGTGGCCGATGCCGCCGCGTATCGCGAGCGGCTGCTGACCGCCGCCGCAGGCACGGCATTCGAGCCGTTGATGACGCTCTATCTCACCGACAACACGTCGCCCGACGAGATCCGCCGCGCCAAGGCGAGCGGTTTCGTCCACGCGGTGAAGTACTACCCGGCCGGCGCGACGACCAACTCCGACTCGGGCGTGACCGAGCTCGGCAAGGCCTACGGGGCGATCGCGGCGATGGAGGAGGCCGGGCTGCCCCTGCTGCTGCATGGCGAAGTGGTCGATCCCGACATCGACGTGTTCGATCGCGAGGCCGTGTTCATCGAGCGCCATCTGGTGCGGCTGCTGAAGGATTTTCCGCGGCTGAAGCTCGTGCTCGAGCACATCACGACGCGGCAGGCCGCGGAATTCGTCGCGGCCGCGCCCGCCCAGGTCGCGGCGACGATCACGGCGCACCATCTGCTGTACAACCGCAACGCGATGTTCCGCGGCGGCATCCGTCCCCACATGTACTGTCTGCCGGTGCTGAAGCGCGAGGCGCATCGCCAGGCGCTGGTGGCGGCGGCCATCTCGGGCAGCCCGAAGTTCTTTCTCGGCACCGACTCGGCGCCGCATGCGGTCGGGGCCAAGGAGAGCGCCTGCGGCTGCGCCGGCATCTATTCGGCGCATGCCGCGATCGAACTCTACGCCGAGGCGTTCGAGGACGCCGGCGCGCTCGAACGGCTCGAGGCCTTCGCGAGCTTCCATGGCGCCGATTTCTACGGCGTGCCGCGTCATGGCGACACGATCACCCTGCGCCGCGAGAACTGGATCGCGCCGGCGCGGCTCGCGCTGGGCGACAATGAACTCGTGCCGCTGCGGGCGGGCGAAGCGATCCGCTGGCGGGTGGCCTGA
- a CDS encoding DUF1269 domain-containing protein has translation MRRRLYFTVPNVASARRIRDELLLARIEDAHIHALAKDDIPLAGLHEASILQKTDFVHGAETGLAVGGGIGILAGLVAVFFPPAGVDLQLVTILLTALIGAAFGAWVASMVASALPNSRLRAFESAIAAGHVLMMVDAPAGRVDEIRRRVAAHHPEATNSGVEPTIPAFP, from the coding sequence ATGAGAAGGCGACTGTATTTCACAGTACCGAACGTGGCGAGCGCCCGCCGGATTCGCGACGAACTCCTGCTCGCCCGCATCGAGGACGCACACATTCACGCGCTGGCCAAGGACGACATCCCGCTCGCCGGCCTGCACGAGGCCTCGATCCTGCAGAAGACCGACTTCGTCCACGGTGCCGAGACGGGGCTCGCCGTCGGCGGCGGCATCGGCATTCTCGCGGGCCTCGTCGCGGTCTTCTTTCCGCCCGCCGGCGTCGACCTGCAACTCGTCACCATCCTGCTCACGGCCCTGATCGGCGCTGCCTTCGGCGCCTGGGTGGCGAGCATGGTCGCGAGCGCGCTCCCCAATTCGCGGCTGCGCGCCTTCGAGTCCGCCATCGCCGCGGGGCACGTGCTGATGATGGTCGATGCCCCGGCAGGCCGCGTCGACGAAATCCGCCGCCGCGTCGCCGCGCATCATCCCGAAGCCACGAACTCCGGAGTCGAGCCGACCATCCCGGCCTTCCCCTGA
- the mraZ gene encoding division/cell wall cluster transcriptional repressor MraZ, producing MFRGVATVSLDSKSRLVVPARYRDALLVNGGGRVVVTADPSQCLLLYPLPEWEPIEKKLNGLSDFNPRTRSLKQLLVGYAHDMEMDSAGRVLLPPMLRKFAELDKNVVLVGQGSKVELWNEVRWEAQVAQALTFSDDALPPELEGFTL from the coding sequence ATGTTTCGCGGGGTCGCAACGGTCAGCCTGGATAGCAAGAGCCGGCTCGTGGTGCCGGCGCGCTATCGCGACGCCCTGCTGGTGAACGGCGGCGGTCGGGTGGTCGTCACCGCCGACCCGAGCCAGTGCCTGCTGCTCTATCCCCTGCCCGAATGGGAGCCGATCGAGAAGAAGCTCAACGGCCTCTCCGATTTCAATCCCCGTACCCGCAGCCTCAAACAACTGCTCGTCGGCTACGCGCACGACATGGAGATGGACAGCGCCGGCCGCGTGCTGCTGCCGCCGATGCTGCGCAAGTTCGCCGAACTGGACAAGAACGTCGTGCTGGTGGGGCAGGGTAGCAAGGTGGAGTTGTGGAACGAGGTGCGCTGGGAGGCCCAGGTGGCGCAAGCCCTGACCTTCAGCGACGACGCGCTGCCGCCTGAACTGGAGGGGTTCACGTTGTGA
- the rsmH gene encoding 16S rRNA (cytosine(1402)-N(4))-methyltransferase RsmH gives MSEPAHVPVLAHEAVTALAIRPDGIYVDATFGRGGHSRLILAGLGPTGRLIALDRDPHAIEAGAALRDPRLTLVHSAFSRLGAVLDTLDVARVDGVLLDIGVSSPQLDDATRGFSFRFDAPLDMRMDPGSGMSAADWLATAEEGEISEVIRTYGEERFAKSIARALVAARQKEAIRSTGRLADLIAAAVKKREPGQHPATRSFQAIRIYLNRELEELSAVLPQCVDRLQPGGRLAVISFHSLEDRIVKRFMRDEARGEQAPARLPIPAAMLKPGRLRLVGRAQHASDAEVAANPRARSAVLRVAERVGEAAA, from the coding sequence GTGAGTGAGCCCGCCCATGTGCCCGTATTGGCACACGAGGCGGTGACGGCGCTGGCGATCAGGCCCGACGGCATCTACGTGGATGCCACCTTCGGGCGGGGCGGACACAGCCGGCTGATCCTGGCCGGGCTGGGCCCCACCGGGCGCCTCATCGCGCTGGACCGCGATCCGCATGCCATCGAGGCCGGCGCCGCGCTGCGCGACCCGCGCCTGACGCTGGTGCACAGCGCGTTCTCGCGTCTCGGCGCCGTGCTCGACACGCTCGACGTGGCGCGGGTCGACGGCGTGCTGCTGGACATCGGCGTGTCATCGCCGCAGCTCGACGACGCGACGCGCGGGTTCAGCTTCCGTTTCGATGCGCCGCTCGACATGCGCATGGATCCGGGCAGCGGCATGTCGGCGGCGGACTGGCTGGCAACGGCCGAAGAGGGGGAGATCAGTGAAGTCATCCGCACCTACGGGGAAGAGCGGTTTGCTAAATCGATTGCGCGCGCGCTTGTTGCGGCACGGCAAAAGGAAGCCATCCGCAGTACGGGGCGGCTGGCGGACCTCATCGCCGCCGCGGTCAAGAAGCGCGAGCCGGGGCAGCACCCGGCGACCCGCAGTTTCCAGGCTATACGGATTTATCTCAACCGCGAGCTTGAAGAGCTGAGCGCCGTGCTGCCGCAATGCGTGGACAGGCTGCAACCGGGCGGGCGCCTGGCGGTGATCAGCTTCCATTCGCTGGAGGATCGCATCGTCAAGCGCTTCATGCGTGACGAGGCGAGGGGCGAGCAGGCGCCGGCGCGCCTGCCGATCCCGGCAGCCATGCTGAAGCCGGGCCGGCTGAGGCTGGTCGGGCGCGCGCAGCACGCGAGCGACGCCGAAGTGGCGGCGAATCCGCGCGCGCGCAGCGCCGTGCTGCGGGTCGCCGAGCGCGTGGGCGAGGCCGCCGCATGA
- the ftsL gene encoding cell division protein FtsL produces the protein MNRLDIVLALVLVACALGVVQAQNRARTYFAELERLKKEARGLDEQWGQLQLEQGTWANPARIDTIARRQLGLIAPPHDRVRIETLPSVSAP, from the coding sequence ATGAATCGCCTCGACATCGTGCTCGCGCTGGTGCTGGTGGCGTGTGCGCTCGGCGTGGTGCAGGCCCAGAACCGCGCGCGCACCTATTTCGCGGAACTGGAACGGCTGAAGAAAGAGGCGCGTGGCTTGGACGAGCAGTGGGGGCAGTTGCAGCTGGAGCAGGGCACCTGGGCCAACCCGGCGCGCATCGACACGATCGCGCGCCGCCAGCTCGGGCTGATCGCGCCGCCGCATGACCGCGTGCGCATCGAAACGCTGCCGAGCGTGTCCGCGCCATGA